In Thermofilum pendens Hrk 5, the sequence TCCTCGCCCAGTCCCAGAGCCCCTTCCAGCTGAAGCTAGACTACCTCGGCTACACATACACCGTCTACAACTCCACAGGCTTCTACGCGATCGTAGCGAACGGGGGCCCCGGGCACGCCTACATATACGCGGTCTGGGCGGTTACAAGCGAAGCCCCCACAGGCAGGATAGCCGTTAACCGGCTACTGGAGCCCGGCGACAGCGTAACAGTATCGGTGCCCATACCAAGCTACAACGTCTCAGAGCTACGCGTAGCGACAAGCACCAGGGTGTACATCTACAAGATACGCGCATCACTGCCGCCTACACGTGGAGCCCCGCCGGGGGCACTCGCCAAGTTCGCTATTGTAAGCTACAACACCACGGTGACCGGGGCGACGGGCTCTCTGAAAAGGTTCGTAGCCAGTGTCAAGAACGTTGGGAATGCCAGCGGAACGGTGTCCGTAGAGGTTTACGACCATGCGGGCTCCCTCGTGGGCAAAACGTCGCTGAGCCTAAGCCCCGGGCAGGTGGGAGAAGCTAGCATCACTATCACGCTCCCAGGACAGCCCGGGACCTACACGTGGATGGTGCTAGCTAGGAACGCCGCCACGGGAGGCGTAGACGACTCGAAGAGCTTCACCGTGAACGCCGTGAGCTGGCTCTACTCAGGCTGGCTGTACAGGAAGGGCCACGACATTGTTGGCTCTACTGCGGGGGCTGTTTCCGGCTACCAGGTGAGGCTCAGGGTGTGTAGTGGTAGCGGGACTGACTCGGGGGATACTGTCTACTTGAACGGGAAGGGGAGGGCGGACTTCGGGGACCTCAGGTTCTCGTACCTCCAGCCCGACGGGAGAGAGGTAGCTATACCGTACTGGGTGGAGAGCGTTAGCGGCGGCTGCGCCACCGTATGGGTGAAGGTGCCGAGCATACCTGCCAGCCCCGGGACAGCCAGGATATACGTCTACTACGGAAACCCCTCTGCTACTAGCGAGAGCAACGGAGCGGCGACGTTCATCTACTTCAACGACTTCTCGAGCGCCATAGGTTTCACGAGCTTCCCATACGACAAGGGGGCGGACGGCTGGGGCGACGTGGACGGTAGCGACTCTTCTGGCTGGCAGCTCTTCCAGGGGGCTCTCAAGCACCGCGTGACTGTTGACGCTAGCCACATGTACGCGTTGACGGACGTCCAGAATGGTAACGTGGCTGTATGTGTCCTCATAAACCTCGGGAAGCTCGAGGAGATAGAGGAGGCGGGAGTAGCGGCTAGGCACAGTGTCGACGCCAACGGCTACATAAGGCAGTACTACGCTAGGCTCATATACGCGCCGAGCCTGATCGACTCGTTAACGTTTAGGCCAAGAGTTAACGTGGAGCTCGTTAAGAGTACTGGTCTGCCGAGCGAGGTAGAGCCCGTGCACGTCTATTACAGCTTGCAGGCTAATACTTGGTACAAGCTTGAGATGAGGCTGTACGGTGGGCACATAACAGTGTACGTGAACGACTCTAAGGTTATCGACTGGACCGACTCAAGCCCGATAACCTCCGGCTCCAGGCTAGGCCTCTTCAGCGCGTACAACAAGAACGTCGACCACCTATACGACAACTTCTACGTCCGCAACTACGTAGAGCCAGAGCCAAGCCACGGGCAGTGGCTCCCGGAGGAGACTCCGCCAGCGGATCCTTAACGCGAACGTTAGCCTTATGTACGTTCACGCGTCTAGGTACCGGGGGCTCCTTGAGGAAGGACGTGGAGATCGTGAACACAGCTTCTAACGTAGCGGTCGTCACCCTGTGGACTAAGAAGGAAGTCGTCGTCGAGCGCCTCGAGAAGCTCGGGGTGCTCGGCAAGGTCTACGCGGTTGGGACTCTCTACACGAAGTACGGCGTGAACTACCTTCTCCACACGCTGTCCACGACGCCCCAGGTCGACGTGCTAGTGGTCTTCGGGGCAGACCTGATGGGTAGCGGGGAGGCTCTGGTAAAGCTCTTCAAGGGCGAAGTGGACGAGGGGTTGAAGCTCCTCTGGAGCCTCGAAGAGCTAAAGCCGTTGCTCTCCTCGGTCAGGGTCGTCGACCTGAGGGAAGCGTTCAAGAGGGGGGACTGGGGCGCCCTCGCCAGGGCGATAGAGGAGAACTACAGGCCCGGCGCGAGGAGGCCCGCCGCGCCGCTGAGGATGGAGGAGGTGGAGCTAGAGTCCTGGCCCCTCCAGGTGGCGGGGCTCTACGTGCAGGAGACGAGCCTTTTCAGGGCGTGGGTCAAGCTCGTCGACGCCGTTATGACGTGGGGCTTCGTGAAGGGTAGCGAGTACGGCGAGAGGCAGAGGCAGCTCCTCGGCGCGGTGGTAGTGCTGGACGCCTCGCAACCCCTCGACGAGAGGGTGTACAGGTACTTCCCGCGGGAGGACTTCGAGAGGCAGGCGAAGTCAATACTCGAAGGCGAGGAGGGCGCTGTCTACAGCTACGGCGACAGGCTCAGGAGGCACCGTGAGGCGGGGGACCAGGTGCGGCGCATCGTCGAGAGGCTCGCGTCCTCGCCGGACACGAGGAGGGCTATAGCGCTCACGTGGGACTTCGCGACGGATACGAACTCCCAGGACCCCCCGTGCCTCGTAGCCGTGCAGGGAGACCTCAGCGGCGACACGTACAACCAGGTCGCCTTCTTCAGGAGCCACGACGCCTACGCCGCGTGGCCCCTCAACGCGTACGGGCTACTCGCCCTCATGCGCCGAGTCGCCGGCGAGCTATCCGAAAGGACCGGCAGAGCCGTGAAGCCCGGGTGGCTCGTCGTCTACAGCTCCTCGCTCCACGTCTACGAGCACGACTGGGGGAGGGCGCTGAGGCTAGTCCAGGAGAACGCCGCCGAGGCCAGGGGTGCCTTCGTGCCCGACAACAAGGGGAACTTCCTGGTGAGGGTGGAGGGCGGCAGGATAGTCGCGGAGCTGAGGACGCCGGACGGCCGCCTCTACAGGAGGTACGAGGGCGGTAGCGCCTCCGAGGTCCTGAGGCAGGTCGGCCTGGACGCCTTGATGCCGGGCCACGCCGCCTACCTCTCGAGGGAGCTCTACAGGGCTGAGAAGGCGCTGAGAGAGGGTGGCGAGTACGTCCAGGACGCCGTCTAGCCCGTAGCTAGCTTTTTGATTTTCTCGAGTACTGCGCCGAAGTACTCCACCTCCTCGGGCGTGTTGTAGAGGTATAAGCTAGCCCTCACGGTGCCCATCGGGCTCCCGAGCCTCTTCACAAGCGGCAGGGCGCAGTGGTGCCCGCTCCTCACCGCGATGCCCTCCAAGTCGAGCATTGAGGCTACCTCGTGCGGCGTCAACCCGTCTAGGTTGAAGCTTACCACGCCGAGCCTATCCTTCATGTCCCTGGGGCCGTAAATCCTCGCTCCGACACCCTCCAGCACCTCGAGTAGCTTCGCGGTAAGCCTCTTCTCGTGCTCCTCCACGTCCTCCATGCCCACGCTCCTCAAGTACTCCACCGCCTTCGCGAGCCCCACGGCGCCGGCAACGTTGGGAGTTCCAGCCTCAAACTTGTGGGGCGGGTGGAGCCACTCGGCGCTACACGAGTCCTCCGCGCAGCTCACCAGGGATATGGCGCCGCCGCCCGGGAACGGGGGTTCAAGCCTCTCGGCGAGATCCCCCCTTATGTAGAGCCCGCCCGTACCCATGGGTCCGAGCATCTTGTGCCCCGAGAACGCGAAGAAGTCCGCCCCGATATCCTTCACGTCTACCCGCATATGCGGAGTGCTCTGAGCGCCGTCTACGAGGCAGAAGGCGCCAGCGTCGTGCGCTAGCCTGCACAGCTCCTTCACTGGGTTCACGACGCCCGTCACATTGCTCACGTGGGTCACCGCGACTATCTTAGCGCCCCTCGACAGAGCCTTCTCGTACTCGTCGAGCCTAAGCCTGCCCTCGTCGTCCACGTCGACTACCCTCAGCTCGGCCCCCGCGAGCTTCGCTACCCGCACCCAGGGCAACAGGTTGCTGTGGTGCTCCATCCTCGTAACGACTATGGCGTCGCCCCTCGATATAAGCCCCGACACCAGCAACGAGTAGGCGGCTAGGTTTATGGACTCGGTAGTGTTCTTCGTGAAGACGAGCTCCTCGGGCTTCGCCCCTATAAACGCCGCGACAATCTTCCTCGAATCCTCGTAAGCCTCGGTAGCCCTGAGCCCAAGCTCGTGCACACTCCTACCTATGTTCGCGTTCAGCGACTTGTAAAACGACTCGACAGCCTCCACCACCTGGAGGGGCCTCTGGCTCGTAGCCGCGTTATCGAAGTAGACAAGCTGCTTCCCGTGAACCTTCTTCGAGAGTATGGGGAAATCCCTCCTAACCCTGTAGGGGTCGAGCAAGCCTCAACACCGTAGAAGAAATACGCCTACATACAGTTAAACCTTTTCGATTTTAAAGCTAAAAACATATATCCTCCTCAAGCTTAGTCAGCCGAGGTGCGTGCATGTCAAGCCTTCCTCAAAAACGGGTCTTCTTACCGGCTAGGCAGAAAAGGATACTCGACGCCGTCCTGAGCGGCGCCTCAGACCTGGACGAAATCGCGGGGAGGCTGGGGGCCAGGAGAGAGGACCTCATGAGGGACGTGGAGGAGCTGAGGGCCCGCGGCTTCGTCGAGGTGGAGAGGAGGGAGGTGGAGAGGCTCTCGCTCACCAGGGAGGGCGAGGAGTACCTGGAGAAGGGGTTGCCCGAGGAGAGGTTGCTCGCCCTGCTGGAGGCTAGGGGCGCAGTGCGCAGGGGCGAGGTAGCCGCGCTCGCGCGCGAGCTCGGGGTCGAGCTGGGCGAGGAGGAGGCTCAGATAGCGTTTTCCCACCTAGCGAGGGCGGGCGCGGTGTCGTTCTCCGGGGACGAGGTACGCCTCTCGGACCCCGAGAAGGCGAGGAGGCACGTTGAGTCCGTCAAGGAGTCCCTGCTCGCGGTTAAGCAGGGAAGGCAGCCGCCGCTGGACGTGTCGTACCTGAAGAGGAGGAGGCTCGTGGAGCCAAGGAGGTACGCGGTGATCCTGCTAAGGCCCTCCGAGGCTGCCCGCAGGCTGGCCGCCGAGGGGCTCCTCGCTGAGGCCCGCGTCGTGACCGAGCTTACCGGCGAGCTCATAGTGTCGGGAGGGTGGCGCGAGGTAGTATTCAAGGAGTTCGACCTGTCCGTCGAGGTCCCGCAGGCCGGCTTCGGGAGGAAGCACCCGTACCTCGAGTTCCTCGACTGGGTCAGGGAGATACTCGTGTCGATGGGCTTCGA encodes:
- a CDS encoding DUF2341 domain-containing protein, which gives rise to MSRDGCARGQASAVGAVFITMVFILLAVLVSRQIQVQTEVQRIASEVLEARRSEGALSLKVNDTYTSNSAGVAVAEEGQGTCDPAALLKEDGYYCTFNAVNIGGTYVLKLNLSAQSVPPTLLNTTCRMLLYSNATLQASLYEKVNASLALLQTFTLPNATWTRLSVGSKTPSYVLLAQSQSPFQLKLDYLGYTYTVYNSTGFYAIVANGGPGHAYIYAVWAVTSEAPTGRIAVNRLLEPGDSVTVSVPIPSYNVSELRVATSTRVYIYKIRASLPPTRGAPPGALAKFAIVSYNTTVTGATGSLKRFVASVKNVGNASGTVSVEVYDHAGSLVGKTSLSLSPGQVGEASITITLPGQPGTYTWMVLARNAATGGVDDSKSFTVNAVSWLYSGWLYRKGHDIVGSTAGAVSGYQVRLRVCSGSGTDSGDTVYLNGKGRADFGDLRFSYLQPDGREVAIPYWVESVSGGCATVWVKVPSIPASPGTARIYVYYGNPSATSESNGAATFIYFNDFSSAIGFTSFPYDKGADGWGDVDGSDSSGWQLFQGALKHRVTVDASHMYALTDVQNGNVAVCVLINLGKLEEIEEAGVAARHSVDANGYIRQYYARLIYAPSLIDSLTFRPRVNVELVKSTGLPSEVEPVHVYYSLQANTWYKLEMRLYGGHITVYVNDSKVIDWTDSSPITSGSRLGLFSAYNKNVDHLYDNFYVRNYVEPEPSHGQWLPEETPPADP
- a CDS encoding thymidylate synthase, which encodes MRKDVEIVNTASNVAVVTLWTKKEVVVERLEKLGVLGKVYAVGTLYTKYGVNYLLHTLSTTPQVDVLVVFGADLMGSGEALVKLFKGEVDEGLKLLWSLEELKPLLSSVRVVDLREAFKRGDWGALARAIEENYRPGARRPAAPLRMEEVELESWPLQVAGLYVQETSLFRAWVKLVDAVMTWGFVKGSEYGERQRQLLGAVVVLDASQPLDERVYRYFPREDFERQAKSILEGEEGAVYSYGDRLRRHREAGDQVRRIVERLASSPDTRRAIALTWDFATDTNSQDPPCLVAVQGDLSGDTYNQVAFFRSHDAYAAWPLNAYGLLALMRRVAGELSERTGRAVKPGWLVVYSSSLHVYEHDWGRALRLVQENAAEARGAFVPDNKGNFLVRVEGGRIVAELRTPDGRLYRRYEGGSASEVLRQVGLDALMPGHAAYLSRELYRAEKALREGGEYVQDAV
- a CDS encoding aminotransferase class V-fold PLP-dependent enzyme, producing MLDPYRVRRDFPILSKKVHGKQLVYFDNAATSQRPLQVVEAVESFYKSLNANIGRSVHELGLRATEAYEDSRKIVAAFIGAKPEELVFTKNTTESINLAAYSLLVSGLISRGDAIVVTRMEHHSNLLPWVRVAKLAGAELRVVDVDDEGRLRLDEYEKALSRGAKIVAVTHVSNVTGVVNPVKELCRLAHDAGAFCLVDGAQSTPHMRVDVKDIGADFFAFSGHKMLGPMGTGGLYIRGDLAERLEPPFPGGGAISLVSCAEDSCSAEWLHPPHKFEAGTPNVAGAVGLAKAVEYLRSVGMEDVEEHEKRLTAKLLEVLEGVGARIYGPRDMKDRLGVVSFNLDGLTPHEVASMLDLEGIAVRSGHHCALPLVKRLGSPMGTVRASLYLYNTPEEVEYFGAVLEKIKKLATG
- a CDS encoding phenylalanine--tRNA ligase subunit alpha, coding for MSSLPQKRVFLPARQKRILDAVLSGASDLDEIAGRLGARREDLMRDVEELRARGFVEVERREVERLSLTREGEEYLEKGLPEERLLALLEARGAVRRGEVAALARELGVELGEEEAQIAFSHLARAGAVSFSGDEVRLSDPEKARRHVESVKESLLAVKQGRQPPLDVSYLKRRRLVEPRRYAVILLRPSEAARRLAAEGLLAEARVVTELTGELIVSGGWREVVFKEFDLSVEVPQAGFGRKHPYLEFLDWVREILVSMGFEEMKGPHVELELWNFDALFQAQDHPAREIHDTYFVKGGATGRVGDEELLRRIALTHENGWVTGSKGWGYKWDPARALRLILRTQTTAVSARTLYARGEGEYMCFSLDRVFRPENLDAKHSMEFYQLEGIIVGRRVTFRNLLGFFQEMSRRLGLGEVKVKPAYFPFTEPSVEGFIKHPKLGWIEVFPGGMFRPEVLAPLGLRGVNVAAWGIGIDRIAMTVLGVDDIRVLFSQDLEYIKSSPRPLPLSLVTKG